The Scylla paramamosain isolate STU-SP2022 chromosome 39, ASM3559412v1, whole genome shotgun sequence genome includes a window with the following:
- the LOC135091969 gene encoding LOW QUALITY PROTEIN: serine/arginine repetitive matrix protein 1-like (The sequence of the model RefSeq protein was modified relative to this genomic sequence to represent the inferred CDS: deleted 1 base in 1 codon), with protein sequence MTDGDDLTKQVDQVYKNLLDKFNPAARNLITAGKAYLKALHGAMSASKIYLEALTKVARHSQQGTWGGSSDVGMCLMQMVDVYKEVQAQQMNILKAFYVDLLVPLETNLDKDTKVLQAEQKKFLATHKQKLDSYTKASSQLKKHKKKNRANKGAMDKEIKQYQAVEEERMKLEGFVESSLQNAVTQERRRYGFILERQCSLAKHYLAYHSRGASLLQHAHENWQEVAKTREALPDRLLAMLPSARPRDEGIYSTPLCLEEDAMSISSQVRKARSMDASCLDLSAAGERSRPADHCYGAAAGPWPSLRTLGGRAMARALYPYLPSGDNQLSFNEMDLIALIGEKNKGWQYGENLRSQRCGWFPVAYTELLHEEDDSALGGTGNAGNSAGVYSQKFRATSPPSAAHARASASSTTALPVPNESNTCAAPSSKPHVTPSPSLDTLHSSTSTSTTASSTNTVLYNHYHIHHPPHPPRVPAPTLKKSPSLHSHSHSSIPPHSTSSGLTRSYTTVASSSTSSTASSSHASTRFHKRGSGNASFHSSDDSGFSNESGVGSHRPPPNPEVDYSDDDNSSGTEQDHCRNTLSSRWLWSASSLNCDSMTGGTESREGTCFTPCTSTTYTSSSRSTDNVTLPSGKSKDRRRHPSLPSLASFSDHFVTVARRKTKPKSPCAQKILAQRERGRRTLRRSSSLLCLGMESCVGLDELLAADYEDMPSRDWKHTSKIDLLIGIPEPPPYDPPPPPTPPPNPSTSSQSTPSHTPRPPMPLPKAQDTPASSVHPKSSYSEVSQKSSSGNSTGSEEEEEVYMVVRDHRREMTKTITRAHTRKQVCRSLTWASPTPRSSSSPPAASRTHVRTSGSKERLPKDASTPQRHGNAARHQPTRAATVRLQNRPRQIERRVTYVDTPPPSLRKKAPRPPQPIPVSMPTQQSYNGHLNILNYSDFMNRRLKFPEGASRLDRHSLTTGQLCGPWYDLWGDDPSCDV encoded by the exons GTGCAATGTCAGCCTCCAAAATTTACCTGGAGGCGCTGACGAAGGTGGCGCGGCACTCCCAGCAGGGCACATGGGGCGGCTCCTCGGACGTgg gAATGTGTCTGATGCAAATGGTTGATGTTTACAAGGAGGTGCAGGCACAGCAGATGAACATT CTCAAGGCTTTCTACGTCGATCTGCTGGTTCCCTTAGAGACCAACCTGGACAAAGACACCAAAGTCCTGCAG GCTGAGCAGAAGAAATTCCttgcaacacacaaacaaaagctGGATTCTTACACCAAAGCTTCGTCGCAACtcaagaaacacaagaagaagaacagagcGAACAAGGGAGCAATGGACAAGGAAATAAAg cAATACCAAGCagttgaagaggaaagaatgaaactaGAAGGATTTGTTGAGTCAAGTCTGCAAAAT GCCGTGACACAAGAGAGACGAAGATATGGATTCATTTTAGAGCGCCAGTGTTCCCTCGCCAAACATTATCTTGCCTACCACTCCAGGGGCGCCTCTCTCCTGCAACACGCCCACGAGAACTGGCAGGAGGTGGCCAAGACCCGTGAGGCCCTCCCTGACAGACTCCTCGCCATGCTGCCCTCCGCCAGACCCAGG GACGAGGGGATCTATTCCACGCCCCTGTGCCTGGAGGAAGACGCGATGTCCATTAGTTCACAAGTTCGCAAGGCACGGTCAATGGATGCCTCCTGTCTCGACCTGAGCGCGGCAGGGGAGAGGAGCCGCCCAGCAGACCACTG CTACGGTGCTGCGGCCGGTCCATGGCCATCCCTGAGGACTCTGGGAGGAAGGGCCATGGCCAGGGCGCTGTATCCTTACCTGCCCAGCGGAGACAATCAGCTCTCCTTCAATGAAATGGATCTTATTGCACTgattg gtGAGAAAAACAAAGGTTGGCAGTAT GGGGAGAACCTTCGCTCGCAGAGGTGTGGTTGGTTCCCCGTAGCGTACACCGAGCTGCTGCATGAGGAAGATGACTCAGCGCTTGG gggcacaggaaacgcaggtaacagtgcaggtgtttattcacagaag TTCCGAGCCACAAGTCCCCCCTCCGCCGCCCATGCCCGTGCCTCCGCCTCTTCTACCACGGCCCTTCCAGTCCCAAATGAGTCCAATACGTGTGCTGCCCCCTCATCCAAACCACATGtgactccctccccctccctagaCACCCtgcactcctccacctccacctccaccacggCCTCGTCCACCAACACCGTCCTGtacaaccactaccacatcCACCACCCGCCTCACCCACCTCGCGTCCCTGCACCCACTCTGAAGAAGTCACCCAGTTTGCACAGCCACAGTCACTCCAGCATTCcacctcactccacctcctccgggTTGACGAGGTCCTATACCACTGTGGcgtcctcctccacttcctccaccgcctcctcctcgcatGCCTCCACTCGCTTCCACAAGAGGGGGAGTGGAAATGCCTCCTTCCACTCCAGTGATGATAGTGGATTTAGTAATGAAAGTGGAGTGGGTAGTCATCGCCCTCCACCCAATCCTGAGGTGGATTATTCTGATGATGACAATTCCAgtgg GACGGAGCAAGATCACTGTAGGAACACACTAAGCTCCCGCTGGCTTTGGTCTGCCTCCTCTCTGAACTGCGACAGCATGACAGGAGGCACGGAGAGCAGGGAGGGCACGTGCTTTACCCCCTGCACGTCCACCACctacaccagcagcagcagaagcacgGATAACGTGACTCTACCTTCAGGGAAAAGCAAGGACAGACGCAgacacccttcccttccatccctcgcGTCCTTCTCCGATCACTTCGTCACCGTGGCGCGCAGGAAGACCAAACCCAAGTCCCCGTGTGCCCAGAAGATCCTGGCGCAGAGGGAACGAGGCAGGAGGACCCTCAGAAGGAGCTCCTCCCTGCTGTGCCTCGGCATGGAGTCTTGCGTGGGTCTGGACGAGTTGCTGGCCGCTGACTACGAGGACATGCCAAGTAGGGACTGGAAGCACACGTCCAAAATTGACCTTCTGATTGGAATACCTGAGCCGCCGCCTTAtgatccaccaccaccgcccactCCACCTCCCAACCCATCCACCAGTTCCCAGTCCACGCCCTCGCACACGCCACGCCCACCCATGCCTCTGCCCAAGGCCCAGGACACGCCAGCCTCCTCCGTGCATCCCAAATCATCGTACAGTGAAGTCTCGCAGAAATCCTCGAGTGGGAACAGCACggggagcgaggaggaggaggaggtgtacaTGGTAGTGAGGGACCACCGGAGAGAAATGACAAAGACGATCACACGTGCGCACACCAGGAAACAAGTGTGTAGGTCTCTCACATGGGCCTCCCCGACTCCCCGCTCCAGCTCCTCGCCTCCTGCAGCATCCCGCACCCACGTCAGGACCTCGGGCAGCAAGGAGAGGCTCCCTAAAGATGCCAGCACGCCACAGAGACATGGCAACGCCGCCAGACACCAACCAACGCGCGCCGCAACAGTCCGCCTTCAAAACAGACCCCGCCAAATTGAACGGCGCGTGACTTACGTGGACACTCCGCCCCCCTCTCTTAGAAAGAAGGCCCCACGCCCCCCGCAGCCCATCCCAGTGTCCATGCCCACCCAGCAGTCTTACAATGGCCACCTCAACATCCTCAACTACAGTGACTTCATGAACAGACGCCTCAAGTTTCCTGAAGGCGCCTCGCGTCTCGACCGCCACTCCCTCACCACCGGCCAGCTCTGTGGGCCGTGGTACGACCTCTGGGGGGACGATCCTTCCTGTGACGTCtga
- the LOC135091966 gene encoding putative uncharacterized protein DDB_G0282129, whose translation MKGLAVTVVVMVMVVVEGVTLTKDKEKDVIDRLTSELDALLKDFLKERRIPNDFLHPQDSSLYPPNGASLTELEDPYFLKEWTASQQDTTAQSHRTAEPITAASPDATRTATASQRITRTPETEHRTIASPPHTNRTTTTPPHANRTTKAQHRTTPATKTTKHRSKTEVEMKKQIHTHSKPVENFRKQNLTDLRESASVIETRTRRRALPNVIYRRRKPAVHCGSGIGGSVFSSSSGAMAYISFIVNAIALVVNINNNINNNNNNNNLNSNNNVNSNNANLNVNSNNANQVNIMPPGGKRRRRQVSASQTPPLSQAPPEITAFLG comes from the exons ATGAAAGGCCTggcagtgacggtggtggtaatggtgatggtggtagtggagggtgTTACGCTGacgaaggataaagaaaaggatgtAATAGATAGACTAACAAGTGAACTGGATGCATTACTTAAGGATTTTCTGAAGGAGCGAAGGATACCAAATGACTTTCTACACCCACAGGACTCCTCTTTGTATCCTCCTAATGGCGCGAGCTTGACAGAACTTGAAGAtccttacttcctgaaggagtGGACAGCATCACAGCAGGATACGACAGCACAGAGCCACAGAACAGCAGAACCTATCACAGCAGCATCACCAGACGCAACCAGAACCGCCACAGCATCACAGCGCATCACCAGAACCCCGGAAACAGAACACAGAACCatcgcatcaccaccacacactaacagaaccaccacaacacctccaCACGCTAACAGAACCACGAAAGCTCAACACAGAACCACgccagcaacaaaaacaacaaaacatcgAAGCAAAACAGAGGTGGAAATGAAAAAGCAGATCCACACTCACTCGAAACCCGTGGAAAACTTCAGAAAACAGAATTTAACAGACTTGAGAGAATCGGCAAGCGTTATCGAGACCAGGACAAGACGCCGGGCACTCCCAAATGTTATCTATCGTCGGAGGAAACCCGCGGTGCATTGTGGGAGTGGTATTGGAGGCAGTGTGTTCTCCAGCAGTAGCGGCGCAATGGCCTATATCAGCTTTATTGTGAATGCCATTGCCCTTGTagtgaacatcaataacaatatcaataataataataataacaacaatttgaatagtaataataatgtgaatagTAACAATGCTAATCTTAACGTCAACAGCAACAATGCaaaccag gtgaaCATCATGCCTCCGGGGGGCAAGAGGAGACGCAGGCAGGTCAGCGCGAGCCAAACACCGCCGCTGAGCCAAGCACCGCCCGAGATCACCGCCTTCCTCGGGTAA